One window of Chryseobacterium indologenes genomic DNA carries:
- the coaD gene encoding pantetheine-phosphate adenylyltransferase: MKIAVFPGSFDPITLGHYDIIERAAPLFDKLIIAIGQNSQKKYMFPLDKRMEFIQNSVAEFPNVEVDSFEGLTVDYCFEKNAQYIIRGLRNPADFEFEKAIAHTNRTLAHKKLETVFLLTSSGKSFISSSIVREIITHGGEYELMVPDSVRVER, translated from the coding sequence ATGAAAATTGCTGTTTTCCCGGGATCATTTGACCCGATTACACTAGGACATTACGATATTATAGAAAGAGCAGCCCCGCTATTTGATAAATTAATCATCGCCATAGGGCAGAATTCTCAGAAGAAATACATGTTCCCTCTTGATAAAAGAATGGAATTTATCCAGAATTCAGTAGCAGAATTTCCCAATGTGGAAGTAGATTCGTTTGAAGGCTTAACAGTAGACTACTGTTTTGAAAAAAATGCTCAATACATTATCAGAGGATTAAGAAATCCCGCCGATTTTGAATTTGAAAAAGCAATTGCCCATACCAACAGAACGTTAGCCCACAAAAAACTGGAAACCGTATTCTTACTGACTTCTTCAGGAAAATCTTTCATCAGCAGCAGCATCGTAAGGGAAATTATCACCCACGGCGGCGAATATGAACTGATGGTTCCGGACTCGGTGAGAGTAGAGAGATAA
- a CDS encoding RluA family pseudouridine synthase: MSEDNEDFLDEELLDSNSIENIDIDEENKGLYEHLNITVDSKQEPLRIDKFLLIYRQNSSRNKISQTCRAGNVVVNGTPVKQNYRVKPGDQISVLLTHPPRENVIIPQDIPVNIIYEDDDLVVVDKEAGMVVHPGFGNWDGTLVNALAFHFEKNGAKSDLDRVGLVHRIDKDTSGLLVIAKNEYALSFLAKQFFNRTTKRLYWAFVWGNPQEDEGTIRGHIGRHPKNRMQMSVYEDGSQGKHAVTHYKVLERFKYMTWVECKLETGRTHQIRAHFRHIGHTLFNDERYEGHTPLRGVNLPKYKKFIKNVFEILPRHALHAHTLGFIHPTTKKELYFESPMPKDMADAVKKWRNYLEN; encoded by the coding sequence ATGTCAGAAGATAACGAAGATTTTTTAGATGAAGAATTATTAGATTCCAACAGTATTGAAAACATCGATATTGACGAGGAAAATAAGGGATTGTATGAACATCTTAATATCACTGTTGACAGTAAACAGGAGCCATTAAGAATTGATAAGTTCCTTTTGATCTACAGACAGAATTCTTCAAGGAATAAAATTTCACAGACCTGCAGAGCCGGAAATGTTGTAGTGAACGGAACACCGGTAAAACAGAATTACCGTGTGAAACCGGGAGATCAGATTTCGGTACTGCTTACCCATCCTCCAAGAGAGAATGTCATTATTCCGCAGGATATCCCTGTAAATATTATTTATGAAGATGATGACCTTGTAGTGGTAGATAAGGAAGCCGGGATGGTAGTACATCCGGGATTCGGAAACTGGGACGGTACATTGGTGAATGCACTGGCTTTCCATTTTGAAAAGAATGGAGCAAAGTCTGATCTTGACAGAGTAGGGCTTGTTCACAGGATTGATAAAGATACATCCGGACTGCTGGTAATTGCCAAGAATGAGTATGCATTAAGCTTTCTGGCGAAACAATTCTTCAACAGAACAACCAAGAGGCTGTACTGGGCTTTTGTGTGGGGGAACCCTCAGGAAGATGAAGGTACTATCAGAGGTCATATCGGAAGACATCCTAAAAACAGGATGCAGATGTCTGTTTATGAAGACGGCAGCCAGGGGAAACATGCAGTAACCCACTATAAAGTCTTAGAAAGGTTCAAATATATGACATGGGTAGAATGTAAACTTGAGACGGGAAGAACGCATCAGATCAGGGCGCATTTCAGACATATCGGCCATACTTTGTTTAATGATGAAAGATATGAGGGACACACTCCTTTAAGAGGGGTAAATCTTCCGAAATACAAAAAATTTATCAAAAATGTTTTCGAAATTTTACCCAGACATGCCCTTCATGCCCATACCCTCGGATTTATACACCCAACGACTAAAAAGGAATTATATTTTGAGAGCCCAATGCCCAAAGATATGGCGGATGCTGTAAAAAAATGGAGAAATTATTTGGAAAACTAA
- a CDS encoding D-alanine--D-alanine ligase, producing MNKKSVAVVMGGYSDEYVVSLKSGQLIYDSLDRNLYDVYKVVVLKDEWYFLGENDKKYEINRGDFSVTLDNGETLKFDACFNIIHGTPGENGILQAYWDAIGQKYTGCDFYQSALTFNKKDTLAVLSKYGIPSAKSIYLRKGEDINVDEIVSELNLPLFVKPNQSGSSLGISKVKEKSELIAATEIAFKEDNEILIESFLDGMEVSVGVIDFKGETIVLGITEIVPTNEFFDYEAKYEGASEEITPARIDDETTKRVEEIAKRAYNSLGMSGFSRSEYILMNGIPYMLEMNTNPGFSPASILPQQARHYGISIMDLCGNEVEKALNK from the coding sequence ATGAACAAAAAAAGTGTTGCCGTAGTAATGGGGGGCTATTCTGATGAATACGTCGTTTCTTTAAAAAGCGGACAATTGATTTATGATTCTTTAGACAGAAATCTCTATGACGTATATAAAGTAGTAGTCCTTAAAGATGAGTGGTATTTTTTAGGAGAAAATGATAAAAAATACGAGATCAACAGAGGTGATTTTTCTGTAACTTTAGATAATGGAGAAACCTTAAAATTTGATGCCTGCTTCAATATCATCCATGGAACTCCGGGAGAAAACGGAATTCTTCAGGCATACTGGGATGCAATAGGTCAAAAATATACCGGGTGTGATTTTTACCAGAGCGCTCTCACATTCAATAAAAAAGATACTCTTGCCGTATTATCAAAATATGGGATTCCTTCCGCAAAAAGCATCTATTTAAGAAAAGGTGAAGACATCAATGTAGATGAGATTGTATCAGAGTTAAATCTTCCGCTATTTGTAAAACCCAACCAATCCGGATCTTCTCTGGGAATCTCTAAAGTAAAAGAAAAATCTGAACTGATTGCTGCTACTGAAATTGCATTCAAAGAAGATAATGAAATCCTGATTGAAAGTTTCTTAGATGGAATGGAAGTTTCTGTGGGAGTTATCGATTTTAAAGGAGAAACCATCGTTCTGGGAATTACAGAAATTGTTCCTACCAATGAGTTTTTTGATTATGAAGCAAAATATGAAGGGGCTTCTGAAGAAATTACACCAGCAAGAATAGATGACGAAACCACAAAAAGAGTGGAAGAAATTGCTAAAAGAGCATACAATTCATTAGGAATGAGCGGTTTTTCAAGAAGCGAATATATTTTAATGAACGGAATTCCTTATATGCTTGAAATGAATACCAATCCGGGATTCTCTCCTGCAAGTATTCTTCCGCAACAGGCCAGACACTATGGAATTTCCATTATGGATCTTTGTGGAAATGAAGTTGAAAAAGCCCTTAATAAATAA
- a CDS encoding TPM domain-containing protein — MGNFLTNQQIASLVEAIQSAEDHSTGEIRVHIDSNTDNRDAKTAFEVFKKLNMDKTAERNAVLFHVNFEQKYLTIIGDIGIHEKVKQTYWDHLHDYITAEFAKGRYYQALKSAILKTGLELKKHFPVEGENPNQLSNEITFS, encoded by the coding sequence ATGGGTAATTTCCTTACAAATCAACAGATCGCTTCCCTCGTGGAAGCGATTCAGTCTGCGGAAGATCATTCTACGGGAGAGATCAGAGTACATATTGATTCCAATACGGATAATCGTGATGCTAAAACAGCATTTGAGGTTTTCAAAAAACTCAATATGGACAAAACTGCCGAAAGAAATGCTGTTCTTTTCCATGTCAATTTTGAACAGAAATATCTGACCATCATTGGAGATATCGGAATCCATGAAAAGGTAAAACAGACTTACTGGGACCATCTTCACGACTATATTACTGCTGAATTTGCCAAAGGACGTTATTATCAGGCTCTGAAAAGTGCCATCCTGAAAACAGGACTTGAACTCAAAAAACATTTTCCTGTAGAAGGAGAAAATCCAAACCAACTCTCAAATGAAATTACGTTCTCTTAA
- a CDS encoding LemA family protein has product MKNKGCLGAGTIGIALLIIVAVLFFWGKSGYNNFVTKEQTVNTKWSNVETVYQKRANLIPNLERTVKSYSKFEQETLTKVVEARSKATSINIDPTNMTDADIAKFQAAQGELSGALSRLMAVVESYPNLKADQQYINFQREYTAIENSIRTETVYYNEAAQDYNTSIKTFPNNILANFTNFKEKPYFKAEAGAEKAPEAFK; this is encoded by the coding sequence ATGAAAAATAAAGGATGTCTGGGCGCCGGAACAATTGGTATTGCCCTCCTTATCATTGTTGCTGTTCTATTCTTCTGGGGAAAAAGCGGATATAATAATTTCGTAACCAAAGAACAGACAGTTAACACAAAATGGTCAAACGTAGAAACTGTTTATCAGAAAAGAGCGAACCTTATTCCTAACCTGGAAAGAACTGTAAAATCGTATTCAAAATTTGAACAGGAAACTTTAACGAAAGTTGTGGAAGCACGTTCTAAAGCTACTTCTATCAACATCGATCCTACGAATATGACGGATGCTGATATTGCTAAATTCCAGGCAGCACAGGGTGAACTATCCGGAGCATTGAGCCGATTGATGGCTGTAGTGGAGTCTTATCCTAACTTAAAAGCAGACCAGCAGTATATCAACTTCCAGAGAGAATATACCGCTATCGAAAACAGCATCAGAACAGAAACTGTTTATTACAACGAAGCTGCACAGGATTACAACACTTCTATCAAGACTTTCCCGAATAATATTCTGGCGAATTTCACCAACTTTAAAGAAAAACCTTATTTCAAAGCTGAGGCAGGTGCTGAAAAAGCCCCTGAAGCATTCAAATAA
- a CDS encoding TPM domain-containing protein, whose amino-acid sequence MKLRSLKIVFSFLLLCFYTFVSAQYTIPEKPAVLYPVFDEANLLSQQEKDALNNKLIKFADTTSTEIEVVIIRSTKGEDVNFLATMFGQKWKIGKKGVDNGVVFLIATEDRTMSIQQGRAVEQYLTASVAGQILDYIVTPNFKKGLWYDGINGGTSAIMEAVQGKFKPVATTAPSGNGSAFKVLIIAFVIFIIIAILFGNRGGGRGGNNDDDDDVIITRRGRRNYPGGFFPFPGSFGGGFGGGSSGGGGGGFGGFGGGGSFGGGGASGGW is encoded by the coding sequence ATGAAATTACGTTCTCTTAAAATAGTATTTTCATTTTTATTGCTTTGCTTTTACACCTTTGTATCAGCACAATATACTATTCCTGAAAAACCTGCCGTTCTTTACCCTGTTTTTGATGAAGCCAATCTGCTTTCTCAGCAGGAAAAAGATGCCTTAAATAATAAACTGATCAAGTTTGCAGATACTACCTCAACGGAAATTGAAGTAGTGATCATCCGCTCTACCAAAGGAGAGGATGTCAATTTTCTGGCAACCATGTTCGGGCAAAAATGGAAAATCGGAAAAAAAGGAGTGGATAACGGAGTTGTTTTCCTTATTGCGACAGAAGACAGAACAATGTCTATCCAGCAGGGGCGCGCCGTAGAACAATACCTTACCGCTTCAGTAGCAGGACAGATCTTAGATTATATTGTAACCCCTAACTTCAAGAAGGGGCTTTGGTATGATGGGATCAATGGTGGAACCTCAGCTATTATGGAAGCTGTTCAGGGGAAATTCAAGCCTGTTGCAACAACGGCTCCTTCCGGTAATGGAAGTGCTTTTAAGGTTCTGATTATTGCCTTCGTTATTTTCATCATTATAGCCATACTTTTCGGTAACAGAGGAGGTGGACGCGGTGGAAATAATGACGACGACGATGATGTAATCATTACAAGAAGAGGACGCAGAAATTATCCCGGTGGTTTCTTCCCATTCCCCGGCAGTTTTGGTGGTGGCTTTGGAGGTGGAAGTTCCGGCGGAGGTGGTGGCGGATTCGGAGGCTTTGGCGGAGGCGGAAGTTTTGGTGGCGGTGGTGCATCCGGCGGATGGTAA
- a CDS encoding PASTA domain-containing protein → MLKSLFNWKVLLNLVIAIGVFAGLVWLTFRWLEHHTNHGQEIPVPNIVNKSIHDAVKILDDTGLEYEVDSANYNPKFRPFQVLQVYPAPGSRVKDGRTVHLTVNPRTWAPIAVPDVINKYSGLAFQRLDQVGLKIGDTIYEPSIQKDALLRILYKGNAVNPGARLPRFSVIDVVVGSGPMRNISIPNVVGLTVKEARAVITKSMFEVGLVEHEDGSNDESDIIYYQDPASGDVRDQGMQIDLWASKKTPAELRAKIEQLNSIYRMKVDTSLPPVRYEEVQHNEPSYSAPVVPAPVPRRETPKPEVPKTETPKTQTTTSKPAASATDKPKTSNAAPATAKPAASTTTQQPAQKPKAKKVVVE, encoded by the coding sequence ATGCTTAAATCACTTTTCAATTGGAAAGTTTTACTGAATTTAGTAATAGCCATCGGTGTTTTTGCAGGGTTGGTATGGCTCACATTTCGCTGGTTGGAACACCATACAAATCATGGTCAGGAAATACCTGTTCCTAATATTGTTAATAAATCTATACATGACGCTGTTAAAATTTTAGATGATACAGGATTGGAATATGAAGTAGACAGTGCCAACTATAATCCTAAGTTCAGACCATTTCAGGTTCTTCAGGTTTATCCGGCACCGGGTTCCCGTGTAAAGGATGGAAGAACTGTACACCTTACAGTAAATCCTAGAACATGGGCTCCAATTGCAGTTCCGGATGTTATCAATAAATATTCAGGACTGGCATTCCAGAGACTGGATCAGGTGGGTCTTAAAATTGGAGATACCATTTATGAGCCTAGTATTCAGAAAGATGCCCTTTTAAGGATTTTATATAAAGGAAATGCCGTAAATCCGGGAGCTCGTTTACCTAGATTCTCCGTAATTGACGTAGTAGTAGGATCAGGTCCTATGAGAAATATTTCGATTCCAAATGTAGTAGGGCTTACGGTAAAAGAAGCAAGAGCTGTTATTACCAAAAGTATGTTTGAAGTTGGATTGGTAGAACATGAAGATGGAAGCAATGACGAATCCGATATTATTTATTATCAGGATCCTGCTTCAGGAGATGTGCGTGACCAGGGAATGCAGATTGACCTTTGGGCCAGTAAAAAGACTCCGGCAGAGCTAAGAGCGAAAATAGAGCAGTTGAATTCTATCTACCGCATGAAAGTAGATACTTCACTACCTCCGGTACGATATGAAGAAGTACAGCATAACGAACCAAGTTATAGCGCTCCTGTAGTACCTGCTCCGGTACCTAGAAGAGAAACACCGAAGCCTGAAGTGCCAAAAACTGAGACCCCTAAGACTCAGACAACGACTTCTAAACCTGCAGCTTCAGCAACAGATAAGCCTAAAACTTCTAATGCTGCTCCTGCTACAGCTAAACCAGCTGCTTCAACAACGACACAACAGCCTGCTCAAAAGCCAAAAGCTAAGAAGGTAGTCGTAGAATAA
- a CDS encoding monovalent cation:proton antiporter-2 (CPA2) family protein has translation MESSLAMNTLIFLGVAIIMVPLARKFGLSSVIGYILGGIIIGPYVLRLTGKNVDDIMHASEFGVIMLLFLVGLELEPRKFWEMRKKIMGLGLSQMALTILLLFLVFTTVGWRVDKAIAVAMCFALSSTAIVLQTLQEKNNLKTTAGEASFSTLLFQDISVIPILAILPIVANYKAKHHDNEIQILIQKLPEWLQAGTVIFGVALLILLGRYVFVPFLRYVSKSGMTELLTASSLFLVIGVSELMVVIGLSPALGAFLAGVMLANSEFRHELEAQIDPFKGLLLAVFFVSVGSTINFNIIQKDPLFIFSTVFAVLAVKFIVLYTIGKFFRIDTPQSLFYAFALSQVGEFAFVLLNYASDLYLLGPEMNAQMMAVTAITMCITPILLIINEKFITPKFIKEVPEEEHDFNILGSDVSQKKIIIVGFGHFGSTVGRLLKANKIPATVLDRDSDRVKLLRSYGFKVYYGDATRIPILRAAGIEDAEILVLCLDDPDDNKFIAELVREHYPEVKIFVRAKNRIDAYDYLNSGVNHIYRETLGTAVDMAVDVLHETGMRKYAARRLGQRFMAIDKASIRKLAKMKENDDDITLFTTKEILQREEELLAYDNLNFDNKNWEGSSSADEEDEDESQD, from the coding sequence ATGGAATCCAGCTTAGCGATGAACACATTAATTTTCCTGGGTGTAGCCATTATTATGGTTCCATTAGCCAGGAAATTCGGTTTAAGTTCTGTAATCGGCTATATTTTAGGAGGAATCATTATAGGTCCTTATGTACTCAGGCTTACAGGAAAAAATGTAGATGATATCATGCATGCCAGTGAGTTTGGAGTGATCATGCTGTTATTTCTTGTAGGACTGGAACTGGAGCCCCGGAAATTCTGGGAAATGCGGAAGAAAATAATGGGTCTGGGACTTTCTCAGATGGCACTTACTATTCTGCTGCTTTTCTTAGTGTTTACCACTGTAGGCTGGAGAGTAGACAAGGCAATTGCTGTTGCCATGTGTTTTGCATTATCTTCCACGGCAATTGTTCTGCAGACATTACAGGAAAAGAATAATCTCAAGACCACAGCAGGAGAAGCCTCGTTCTCTACCTTGCTATTTCAGGATATTTCTGTGATTCCTATTTTGGCAATCCTTCCTATTGTAGCTAATTATAAAGCCAAGCACCATGATAACGAAATTCAGATTCTGATCCAAAAACTGCCGGAATGGCTTCAGGCAGGAACGGTAATTTTCGGAGTAGCGTTGCTTATTTTATTGGGAAGATATGTCTTTGTTCCTTTTCTTCGTTATGTTTCAAAATCAGGAATGACTGAACTTTTGACCGCCTCTTCTCTATTCCTGGTCATAGGTGTTTCAGAGCTTATGGTTGTTATCGGTCTTTCACCTGCATTGGGGGCTTTCCTTGCCGGGGTAATGCTTGCCAACAGTGAGTTCCGTCATGAACTGGAAGCTCAGATCGATCCTTTCAAAGGACTTCTGCTAGCCGTTTTCTTCGTTAGTGTGGGATCAACTATCAATTTTAATATTATTCAGAAAGATCCATTGTTTATCTTTAGTACCGTTTTTGCTGTGCTGGCTGTAAAATTTATTGTTTTATATACCATCGGAAAGTTTTTCAGGATAGATACTCCGCAAAGTCTTTTTTATGCGTTTGCGCTTTCTCAGGTAGGAGAATTTGCATTTGTACTGCTCAATTATGCATCGGATCTTTATCTTTTAGGTCCTGAAATGAATGCACAAATGATGGCAGTCACTGCAATCACCATGTGTATCACTCCAATTCTTTTGATCATTAATGAGAAGTTTATTACTCCTAAATTCATTAAAGAAGTTCCTGAAGAAGAGCATGATTTTAATATTCTCGGAAGTGATGTCAGTCAAAAGAAAATTATTATTGTAGGTTTTGGGCATTTCGGAAGTACCGTAGGACGCCTTTTAAAAGCCAATAAAATACCAGCAACAGTTCTGGATCGTGATTCTGACCGGGTAAAACTGCTCAGAAGCTATGGATTTAAAGTCTATTACGGTGATGCTACCAGAATTCCCATTTTAAGGGCTGCCGGAATTGAAGATGCTGAAATTTTGGTTTTATGCTTGGATGATCCGGATGATAATAAGTTCATTGCAGAACTTGTGCGTGAACATTATCCTGAGGTGAAAATTTTTGTAAGAGCCAAAAACAGGATTGATGCTTATGATTATCTGAACAGCGGCGTCAATCATATTTACCGTGAAACATTAGGAACAGCTGTAGATATGGCTGTGGATGTACTTCATGAAACGGGAATGAGAAAATACGCAGCGAGACGTCTCGGGCAAAGATTTATGGCTATTGATAAAGCCTCTATCAGAAAGCTGGCAAAAATGAAGGAAAACGATGATGATATTACCTTGTTTACCACAAAAGAAATCCTTCAGCGGGAGGAGGAATTATTAGCTTACGATAATCTTAATTTTGATAATAAAAATTGGGAAGGATCCTCATCCGCTGATGAAGAAGATGAGGATGAATCCCAGGATTAG
- a CDS encoding trimeric intracellular cation channel family protein, with protein sequence MHEQFNFAIEVLGTIAFSMSGSFAAMQKRLDPFGVLIIAFVTSVGGGTVRDLLLDIPVFWMHDILMCTLILVTSIFSMVFKSLEKNFKVTLFIFDSFGLGLFTIIGVQKGLNAGIHPMICIALGTITGCFGGIIRDILLNRIPLIFRKEIYATACIVGGSVFLLMTKYSLLSYTFVQILTILLIVAIRTFAVKYHWQMPKFYGYDHNNSEM encoded by the coding sequence ATGCACGAACAGTTCAATTTTGCCATAGAAGTCCTGGGGACCATTGCCTTTTCCATGTCGGGAAGTTTTGCAGCCATGCAGAAACGGCTTGATCCATTCGGAGTGCTTATTATTGCATTCGTAACCTCTGTGGGAGGCGGAACTGTAAGAGACCTACTGCTTGATATTCCCGTATTCTGGATGCATGATATACTAATGTGTACCCTGATTCTGGTGACCAGTATTTTTTCAATGGTATTCAAATCCCTTGAGAAAAACTTTAAGGTAACTCTCTTTATCTTCGACAGCTTCGGGCTTGGATTATTTACCATTATCGGAGTTCAGAAAGGCTTAAATGCAGGCATACATCCTATGATCTGTATCGCATTGGGAACCATTACCGGCTGTTTTGGTGGGATTATCCGGGATATATTGCTCAACAGGATCCCTTTGATTTTCAGAAAAGAAATCTATGCTACAGCATGTATCGTGGGAGGATCAGTATTCTTACTGATGACAAAATACTCTCTCCTTTCCTACACCTTTGTACAGATTCTCACCATACTTCTTATTGTCGCTATACGAACGTTTGCTGTGAAATACCATTGGCAGATGCCTAAATTTTATGGTTATGATCATAACAATTCGGAAATGTAA
- a CDS encoding NAD(P)H-dependent oxidoreductase encodes MKKTLVVFAHPYLEHSNSNVELINFYVRHQHYTLRDLYEEYPDFHIAAFRERKRLKNYERFVFQFPLIWFGMPPLLRLWIDEVFDRDWLKDGEYNPLEGKEVYILVTTGGKERSFSKTGTYQYTIDELISGLIVSLKVFKADIKHIKIVYEANKLSKKEIILHKKEFTELLNQ; translated from the coding sequence ATGAAGAAGACGCTGGTAGTATTTGCACACCCTTATCTGGAGCACTCCAATTCGAATGTAGAGCTCATCAATTTCTACGTTCGCCACCAGCATTATACCCTAAGAGATCTTTACGAAGAATATCCCGATTTTCATATTGCTGCCTTCAGAGAAAGAAAACGTCTGAAAAACTATGAACGTTTTGTTTTCCAGTTTCCTTTGATATGGTTTGGTATGCCTCCTCTTCTCAGATTATGGATTGATGAAGTTTTCGACAGAGACTGGCTGAAAGACGGTGAATATAATCCACTGGAAGGAAAAGAAGTCTATATTCTGGTAACCACCGGCGGAAAAGAAAGATCTTTTAGCAAAACCGGAACCTATCAATATACAATCGATGAGCTGATCAGTGGACTGATTGTTTCATTAAAAGTTTTCAAAGCAGATATAAAGCACATCAAGATTGTATACGAAGCCAATAAACTGTCTAAAAAAGAAATTATCCTGCATAAAAAAGAATTTACAGAACTCCTCAATCAATAG
- a CDS encoding four helix bundle protein, which produces MMNNFDRIDFNQIFRERTKSFSIAIIKTLSSLPYSDDISIIRKQIIRSSTSVAANYRAVHRARSEKEKFAKMCIVVEEIDETQLWLEIIEELEYLSPEKILHLKKECEELVKVMTTYKFKLSQI; this is translated from the coding sequence ATGATGAATAATTTTGATAGGATAGATTTTAACCAGATTTTCAGGGAAAGAACAAAAAGCTTTTCTATTGCTATCATTAAAACACTTTCTTCATTACCCTATTCGGACGATATTTCAATAATAAGGAAACAAATTATTCGGTCATCCACCTCCGTCGCTGCCAATTACCGAGCAGTACACAGGGCGAGATCCGAAAAAGAAAAGTTTGCTAAAATGTGCATAGTAGTCGAAGAAATTGATGAAACTCAACTTTGGCTTGAAATTATTGAAGAATTAGAATATTTAAGTCCAGAAAAAATTTTACATTTAAAAAAAGAATGTGAAGAACTTGTAAAAGTTATGACTACCTATAAGTTTAAATTGTCTCAAATTTAA
- a CDS encoding DUF2892 domain-containing protein yields MNKYIKIAIAAVLILAGLYLMIFTRNLGWGIVVFLLASSPILLFFKNEYILLAFWQLRKQNMEKAGEWLSKITDYKGQLHKTQYGYYHYLLGLTQAQDHPAKVEPFMKKALEYGLNMKHDRAMATLNLAAAAISKGRKQEGQKLLEEAKRLDSAGMMTDQIKMMKDQLKMPTMQKHMHNPNMRNRGKFF; encoded by the coding sequence ATGAATAAATACATAAAAATTGCAATAGCAGCAGTTCTTATCCTTGCAGGACTTTATCTGATGATTTTTACAAGAAATCTGGGATGGGGTATTGTTGTTTTTCTTTTAGCTTCATCCCCGATCTTACTATTCTTTAAAAATGAATATATCCTGTTGGCATTCTGGCAACTGAGAAAACAGAATATGGAAAAAGCCGGCGAGTGGTTGTCAAAAATAACTGATTATAAAGGACAGCTTCACAAAACTCAATATGGATATTATCACTATTTATTGGGATTAACACAAGCCCAGGATCACCCTGCAAAAGTAGAACCTTTCATGAAGAAAGCCCTGGAATATGGTTTGAATATGAAACATGACAGAGCAATGGCTACTCTAAATCTTGCAGCAGCGGCTATTTCTAAAGGAAGAAAACAGGAAGGACAGAAACTGTTGGAAGAAGCGAAAAGATTAGACAGCGCCGGAATGATGACGGATCAGATCAAAATGATGAAAGATCAGCTGAAAATGCCGACGATGCAGAAGCACATGCACAATCCTAATATGAGAAATAGAGGGAAATTCTTCTAA
- a CDS encoding dihydrofolate reductase, whose protein sequence is MTTIVVAMGEKNEIGFDNQLLWHLPKDLKHFKDITSGHPIIMGRKTYESIGKPLPNRTNIVVSRKKDWFEEGILIVGSIKEALKFAKKIDEEVFVIGGGNIYEQTMEFVDRLEVTLVKADLEADTFFPKIDPKIWKKTNEICHEKDEKNGYDFCFQTFEKIKKEA, encoded by the coding sequence ATGACAACAATAGTGGTGGCAATGGGAGAGAAAAATGAAATTGGTTTTGATAATCAGTTGCTTTGGCATCTTCCTAAAGATTTAAAACATTTTAAAGATATTACTTCAGGGCATCCGATTATCATGGGAAGAAAAACATATGAAAGTATTGGGAAACCTCTTCCGAACCGTACCAATATTGTTGTGTCAAGAAAGAAAGACTGGTTTGAAGAAGGAATCCTTATTGTAGGAAGCATCAAGGAAGCATTGAAGTTTGCTAAAAAGATAGATGAAGAAGTTTTCGTTATCGGCGGAGGAAATATCTACGAACAGACGATGGAGTTTGTAGACAGGCTTGAAGTTACTTTGGTGAAAGCAGATCTTGAAGCTGATACATTCTTTCCGAAAATAGATCCGAAAATCTGGAAGAAAACAAACGAAATCTGCCATGAGAAAGATGAAAAGAATGGGTATGATTTCTGTTTCCAGACGTTTGAAAAAATAAAAAAAGAAGCTTAA